The segment CGTTGCTGTTCCTGTCAATCAAATCTACCAAGTGGTCGTTTTTAACCTTTTCCTCCAATAGGGTAATAAGATGGATGCTCTCTTCTGACCGGGAAGTGTCGAGGTTCTTTCTTCCGCTGATGACTTCCATGACCACAACACCAAAGCTGTAGACGTCAGCCTTTTCTGTGATTTGCGATGTTAACCATTCAGGAGCTAAATATCCAGGTGTGCCTCTCATTCTAGTAACCACCTGGCTCATATCCCTATCAATGAGCTTGCATAGTCCAAAATCAGAAAGTTTAGCATTGAATTCATCATCTAAGAGGATGTTTTGTGGTTTGACATCCAAATGAGCAATCCGTTTTGTGCACTCCTCGTGAAGATAAGAGAGACCCTTAGCTATGTGAGTGATAATTTTGCACCGGATGCTCCAATCCAAAGGAGGAGCATCGTTGTCATGTCGACAATAGATCCATCTATCCAAGGATCCTTTGTGCATATACTCATACACCAGGAGCCTATAGGATTTCTCTGCACAGAAACCAATCAAACTCACCAGATTAATATGATGAATCCTGCCAATTGTCTGAACCTCTGCAGAAAATTCTCTTTTGCCCTGACCAGCTCGATCCAAACGTTTTACTGCAATCATTTCATCCCCAAATTTTCCCTTGAAAACAGACCCAAATCCTCCTTCCCCTAGCTTGTCTGCAAATTGCTCGGTTGCTGCTTTTAGCTGTTGATATGTGAACCTGATTGGTGTTCCTTGTAGCTCCCcaaactcttcctcctcctccatctcatgTTGTCTATGTGTTCTCCGCTTACATATAAAgtaggcgaggaggaagacgacggtaaGCAAAATGAAGCTGCCTACAGGAGCTAGAATTGTCACAACTCTTGTTACAGTGGAGGATTTTGGTTTCATGCTTGTTGGCCCAATAGGCGCAGGCAGAGCCACGGGACTTTCAGCTGGAGGCGACATTGCTTGATTCATCAGGGGACAAAAGACGACCTGGTAGTTGGTGCCCGTCGGGCAACTGAAAGTGCTGCTGGGATCATCCTTGGGGTAGCTGTAGGCATCTGGGCACATCTTCTTAAAGAAGACCGAGTAGTTGGTGGTGCTGCAATTGTGTGCCGCGCTCCCGGTACAGCAGTATTTGTCCTGCTTCAACACCCTGCATGCACTGTTACAACCCCCCGGAGCCTTCAGCTCTGTTGGGCACTGCGATGTGATGTTGGCTGGACAGCGCGGCCCCTTGACGCACCCTGCCCTTCCTTGAACCTGAACCGGCACCGGCAGGAAGTCCATGGGCACGTTGAAGCCGTCCATGAAGGAGATGTCGAAGGAATCCACGGCGTTGAGGCCGCCAAACGCGAACTCACCGAGCGTGCTGGGCGGCCGGCCATAGGCTGTGCAGGCGAGCAAGCCGCCGCAGTCACCAGTTTGGCACGACGACACGTTACCTTCGCCATGGAACGTGCAGCCCGTCCGTGCCCAGACGCGGCCGGATGTGTTGCCGGCGGGGACGTCCAGCACCCATGCCTCCCCTGGATCGAGCTGCCGGCCACCTCCCGGCACGACGGCCGGCCACACGGTGTAGGAGCATTGGTTGGTGATTCCTAGTGTGGCGGCCTCGCCCGTGATAACGAGGACGAAGAGGAAGAGAGCGGAAGCGGCGCCCATCAATGcctggaagaggaagaggaagagaactgGAGAATCAGAGACGGTCTAGGTTGCAAACTTGCAATAGGGCTCATGATCTATAGTGTGACAGCTAACGGAGTGGAAGAGTGGGGATAACAGAGACACCGTTGAATTATTCCGTTCCACGGTCAGCATACAACAGCTAGCCTCTTCAACATGCTGCACAGTGACAACC is part of the Hordeum vulgare subsp. vulgare unplaced genomic scaffold, MorexV3_pseudomolecules_assembly, whole genome shotgun sequence genome and harbors:
- the LOC123415196 gene encoding PR5-like receptor kinase isoform X1 — protein: MGAASALFLFVLVITGEAATLGITNQCSYTVWPAVVPGGGRQLDPGEAWVLDVPAGNTSGRVWARTGCTFHGEGNVSSCQTGDCGGLLACTAYGRPPSTLGEFAFGGLNAVDSFDISFMDGFNVPMDFLPVPVQVQGRAGCVKGPRCPANITSQCPTELKAPGGCNSACRVLKQDKYCCTGSAAHNCSTTNYSVFFKKMCPDAYSYPKDDPSSTFSCPTGTNYQVVFCPLMNQAMSPPAESPVALPAPIGPTSMKPKSSTVTRVVTILAPVGSFILLTVVFLLAYFICKRRTHRQHEMEEEEEFGELQGTPIRFTYQQLKAATEQFADKLGEGGFGSVFKGKFGDEMIAVKRLDRAGQGKREFSAEVQTIGRIHHINLVSLIGFCAEKSYRLLVYEYMHKGSLDRWIYCRHDNDAPPLDWSIRCKIITHIAKGLSYLHEECTKRIAHLDVKPQNILLDDEFNAKLSDFGLCKLIDRDMSQVVTRMRGTPGYLAPEWLTSQITEKADVYSFGVVVMEVISGRKNLDTSRSEESIHLITLLEEKVKNDHLVDLIDRNSNDMQAHKQDAIQMMKLAMWCLQIDCQRRPKMSEVVKVLEGAMSADNNIDHNFVVARNVISSVPPLSSHVSGPN
- the LOC123415196 gene encoding PR5-like receptor kinase isoform X2; this translates as MAVVSATSALHLLPLLLLLLVITGEAATLGITNQCSYTVWPAVVPGGGRQLDPGEAWVLDVPAGNTSGRVWARTGCTFHGEGNVSSCQTGDCGGLLACTAYGRPPSTLGEFAFGGLNAVDSFDISFMDGFNVPMDFLPVPVQVQGRAGCVKGPRCPANITSQCPTELKAPGGCNSACRVLKQDKYCCTGSAAHNCSTTNYSVFFKKMCPDAYSYPKDDPSSTFSCPTGTNYQVVFCPLMNQAMSPPAESPVALPAPIGPTSMKPKSSTVTRVVTILAPVGSFILLTVVFLLAYFICKRRTHRQHEMEEEEEFGELQGTPIRFTYQQLKAATEQFADKLGEGGFGSVFKGKFGDEMIAVKRLDRAGQGKREFSAEVQTIGRIHHINLVSLIGFCAEKSYRLLVYEYMHKGSLDRWIYCRHDNDAPPLDWSIRCKIITHIAKGLSYLHEECTKRIAHLDVKPQNILLDDEFNAKLSDFGLCKLIDRDMSQVVTRMRGTPGYLAPEWLTSQITEKADVYSFGVVVMEVISGRKNLDTSRSEESIHLITLLEEKVKNDHLVDLIDRNSNDMQAHKQDAIQMMKLAMWCLQIDCQRRPKMSEVVKVLEGAMSADNNIDHNFVVARNVISSVPPLSSHVSGPN